A part of Eremothecium sinecaudum strain ATCC 58844 chromosome VII, complete sequence genomic DNA contains:
- the RLI1 gene encoding Fe-S cluster-binding ribosome biosynthesis protein (Syntenic homolog of Ashbya gossypii AGR125W; Syntenic homolog of Saccharomyces cerevisiae YDR091C (RLI1)) has protein sequence MSEKNTRIAIVNDDKCKPKKCRQECKRSCPVVKTGKLCIEVAPTSKIAFISESFCIGCGICVKKCPFDAITIINLPTNLNSQVTHRYSANSFKLHRLPTPRPGQVLGLVGTNGIGKSTALKILAGKQKPNLGRYDEPPEWSDIMKYFRGSELQNYFTKMLEDDIKAIIKPQYVDNIPRAIKGPMQKVGELLKARMEKTQEQVKEYIDILELKNVLKRDIGALSGGELQRFAIGMSCVQNADVYMFDEPSSYLDVKQRLNAAFIIRSLLNPTTYVICVEHDLSVLDYLSDFICIIYGVPSVYGVVTLPSSVREGINIFLDGHIPSENLRFRVDALQFRLKEAGDELQGDATRAFQYPTMKRTQGDFKLVVEPGEFSDSEIIVMMGENGTGKTTLIKLLAGAIPADDDMDIPKLNVSMKPQKIAPKFPGTVRQLFFKRIRGQFLNPQFQTDVVKPLKIDDIIDQEVQHLSGGELQRVAIVLALGLPADLYLIDEPSAYLDSEQRIICSKVIRRFILHNRKTAFIVEHDFIMATYLADKVIVFEGTPSKEAFARTPETLLTGCNRFLKNLNVTFRRDPNSFRPRINKLDSQMDKEQKLSGNYFFLDSAAV, from the coding sequence ATGTCTGAGAAAAATACTCGTATTGCAATTGTCAATGACGACAAGTGTAAGCCTAAAAAGTGTCGTCAGGAATGTAAAAGGTCGTGTCCCGTTGTGAAAACCGGTAAGCTCTGTATAGAAGTTGCTCCAACTTCCAAGATTGCATTTATCTCTGAAAGCTTCTGTATTGGTTGTGGTATTTGTGTTAAGAAATGTCCGTTTGATGCGATTACAATCATTAACTTGCCAACTAATTTGAACTCACAAGTTACCCATCGTTACTCTGCTAATTCGTTTAAGTTACACAGATTACCAACTCCAAGACCTGGTCAAGTTTTAGGGCTGGTAGGTACTAACGGTATTGGTAAGTCAACTGCTTTGAAAATTTTAGCCGGTAAGCAAAAGCCCAACTTGGGTCGTTATGATGAGCCTCCAGAATGGTCAGACATTATGAAATATTTCCGTGGTTCTGAGTTGCAGAACTACTTTACAAAGATGTTAGAAGACGATATTAAGGCTATTATCAAGCCGCAGTACGTTGATAACATTCCTCGTGCCATTAAAGGTCCTATGCAAAAAGTTGGAGAATTACTGAAAGCTAGAATGGAAAAGACTCAGGAACAGGTCAAAGAATACATTGATATTTTGGAGCTAAAGAATGTGTTGAAGAGAGATATCGGCGCTTTGTCTGGTGGTGAATTACAAAGATTTGCAATCGGTATGTCATGTGTTCAAAACGCTGATGTTTATATGTTTGACGAGCCATCCTCTTACTTGGATGTTAAGCAGCGTTTAAACGCCGCCTTTATTATTAGGTCTTTATTGAACCCAACCACTTACGTCATCTGTGTGGAGCACGATTTGTCTGTTTTGGATTATCTATCGGACTTTATTTGTATTATCTATGGTGTTCCTTCCGTGTATGGTGTCGTTACTTTGCCATCTTCTGTCAGAGAAGGTATAAATATTTTCTTAGACGGTCATATCCCATCTGAAAACTTGCGTTTCAGGGTGGACGCTTTGCAGTTCCGTTTGAAAGAAGCGGGAGATGAATTACAAGGTGATGCTACACGTGCTTTCCAATACCCAACAATGAAGCGTACTCAAGGAGACTTTAAGTTGGTTGTTGAGCCAGGTGAATTTTCTGATTCCGAAATTATTGTGATGATGGGAGAAAACGGTACTGGTAAGACTACCCTCATTAAGTTGCTAGCTGGTGCAATTCCAGCAGACGACGATATGGACATACCAAAGCTAAATGTTTCAATGAAGCCTCAAAAGATCGCACCAAAGTTCCCAGGTACTGTACGTCAACTTTTCTTCAAGAGAATTAGAGGGCAGTTTTTGAACCCTCAATTCCAAACTGATGTTGTTAAGCCATTGAAGATTGACGATATCATTGACCAAGAGGTTCAACATTTGTCTGGTGGTGAGTTGCAAAGAGTGGCAATTGTCTTGGCCCTAGGTTTGCCAGCTGACTTATACTTGATTGATGAACCATCTGCATACTTGGACTCTGAACAACGTATTATTTGCTCGAAAGTTATAAGGCGTTTCATCTTACACAACAGAAAGACTGCATTCATTGTCGAGCACGATTTTATTATGGCTACATATTTAGCCGACAAGGTTATTGTCTTTGAGGGTACTCCATCCAAGGAAGCTTTCGCTAGAACTCCAGAAACTTTGTTAACTGGTTGTAACAGGTTCTTGAAGAATTTGAACGTCACTTTCAGAAGAGATCCAAACTCTTTCAGACCAAGAATCAACAAATTAGATTCTCAAATGGACAAAGAAC